The following proteins are encoded in a genomic region of Pikeienuella piscinae:
- the era gene encoding GTPase Era has protein sequence MTDAAPQTRAGFVALIGEPNAGKSTLLNAMVGAKVAIVTHKVQTTRARIRGVAMGAAPDGGRAQIVFIDTPGLFRPRRRLDRAMVAAAWAGAEDADVVCLLIEAHRGITEGVEAIMETLANRPEARVALIINKIDRVKAPALLKLTAEMNEKRDFAATFMISAERGHGVETLREWLAEEMPVGPFLYPEDEISDLPLRTIAAEITREKLTLRLHQELPYQLTVETESWSELKDGSARIQQIIYVIRDGHKGIVLGKRGETIKAIGAEARKDIEELIGRRAHLFLEVKSRPGWLDEKERFDAIGLDFSGGDE, from the coding sequence ATGACTGACGCAGCCCCCCAGACCCGCGCAGGCTTCGTCGCCCTGATCGGCGAGCCGAACGCCGGCAAATCCACCCTCCTCAACGCGATGGTCGGCGCCAAGGTCGCCATCGTCACCCACAAGGTGCAGACCACGCGCGCCCGCATCCGCGGCGTCGCCATGGGCGCCGCGCCGGATGGCGGACGCGCGCAGATCGTTTTCATCGACACGCCCGGCCTCTTTCGCCCGCGCCGCCGGCTTGATCGCGCCATGGTCGCCGCCGCATGGGCCGGGGCGGAGGACGCCGATGTCGTCTGCCTGCTGATCGAAGCGCATCGCGGGATCACCGAGGGCGTCGAGGCGATCATGGAGACACTCGCCAATCGGCCGGAAGCGCGCGTCGCCCTGATCATCAACAAGATCGACCGGGTGAAGGCGCCTGCGCTCCTGAAGCTGACCGCGGAGATGAACGAGAAACGCGATTTCGCCGCCACGTTCATGATCTCGGCCGAACGCGGCCACGGCGTCGAAACGCTGCGCGAATGGCTGGCCGAGGAGATGCCGGTCGGCCCGTTCCTCTACCCCGAGGACGAGATCTCCGATCTGCCGCTCCGGACCATCGCCGCCGAAATCACCCGCGAGAAGCTAACGCTGCGCCTGCATCAGGAGTTGCCCTATCAGCTCACGGTCGAGACCGAGAGCTGGAGCGAGTTGAAGGACGGTTCCGCCCGCATCCAGCAGATCATTTATGTGATCCGCGACGGCCACAAGGGGATCGTGCTTGGGAAACGCGGCGAGACGATCAAGGCGATCGGCGCCGAGGCGAGAAAGGACATCGAGGAGTTGATCGGCCGGCGCGCGCATCTCTTCCTCGAAGTGAAATCCCGCCCCGGCTGGCTGGATGAGAAAGAGCGGTTCGACGCGATCGGCCTGGATTTCTCCGGCGGAGACGAGTGA
- the rnc gene encoding ribonuclease III, whose product MAADENAAEARLGHRFDRPALLDEALTHSSAASPSRPHNQRLEFLGDRVLGLVIAEALAERYPEATEGELAPRFNELVRKETCAAVAREIGVDGWLRLGKAESRSGVRRKTAILGDAMEAVIAAIYLDAGLEAARAAILRFWTVRIEAQGDEAPRDPKTWLQEWAQGRGMRPPRYQVTGREGPDHAPLFTVEVTLENGGAAMAQATSKRAAEQQAAYRLLHLIGEIDD is encoded by the coding sequence TTGGCCGCTGACGAAAATGCGGCCGAGGCCCGGCTCGGCCATCGGTTCGACCGGCCGGCGCTCCTGGACGAGGCGCTGACGCACAGTTCCGCCGCCAGCCCCTCGCGGCCGCATAACCAGCGTCTGGAGTTTCTCGGCGACCGCGTGCTTGGGCTGGTCATCGCAGAAGCGTTGGCGGAACGCTACCCCGAGGCGACGGAAGGAGAACTTGCGCCGCGATTCAACGAGCTGGTGCGCAAGGAGACTTGCGCCGCGGTGGCCCGCGAGATCGGCGTCGACGGCTGGCTGCGCCTCGGCAAGGCCGAGAGCCGCAGCGGGGTGCGGCGCAAGACCGCGATCCTCGGCGATGCGATGGAGGCGGTGATCGCGGCGATCTATCTGGACGCTGGGCTGGAGGCGGCGCGCGCGGCGATCCTCCGTTTCTGGACCGTACGGATTGAGGCGCAGGGAGACGAGGCCCCGCGCGATCCCAAGACATGGTTGCAGGAATGGGCGCAGGGCCGGGGGATGCGCCCGCCGCGCTATCAGGTCACCGGGCGCGAAGGCCCGGATCACGCGCCGCTTTTCACGGTGGAGGTGACGCTGGAGAATGGCGGCGCCGCGATGGCGCAGGCGACCTCGAAACGCGCCGCCGAGCAGCAGGCGGCGTATCGCCTGCTCCACTTGATCGGAGAGATCGATGACTGA
- the lepB gene encoding signal peptidase I, which yields MAKSKHGKQKDGIGETIRTIVWAILIAIVFRTFLFQPFWIPSGSMKPTLLIGDYLFISKYAYGYSKHSFPWSLGPFDGRIFASQPERGDVIVFKHPRNGEDFIKRLVGLPGDTVQVKGGVLQINGEPVEMVRDGDFIENIDPMRTRCIDKPVIDGDVRCVKEEWLETLPNGVTHSVLNADGNLSSATDNTRVFTVPEGQYFFMGDNRDNSNDSRQGVGFVPFENLVGRAEVIAVSSDGPFYEIWNWRWGRLLTIIR from the coding sequence ATGGCCAAATCCAAACACGGCAAACAGAAGGACGGGATTGGCGAGACAATCCGCACCATCGTCTGGGCGATCCTCATCGCCATCGTCTTTCGCACCTTCCTCTTTCAGCCATTCTGGATTCCCTCCGGCTCGATGAAGCCGACGCTGCTGATCGGCGACTATCTCTTCATCTCGAAATACGCCTACGGCTATTCCAAGCACTCCTTCCCCTGGTCGCTCGGTCCGTTCGACGGACGCATCTTCGCCAGCCAGCCCGAGCGCGGCGACGTCATCGTCTTCAAGCATCCGCGCAACGGCGAGGATTTCATTAAGCGTCTGGTCGGCCTTCCCGGCGACACGGTGCAGGTGAAGGGCGGCGTCCTGCAGATCAATGGCGAGCCGGTGGAGATGGTGCGGGACGGCGATTTCATCGAGAATATCGATCCGATGCGCACCCGCTGCATCGACAAGCCGGTGATCGACGGGGACGTTCGCTGCGTGAAGGAGGAATGGCTTGAGACGCTGCCCAACGGCGTCACCCACTCCGTACTCAACGCCGACGGCAACCTTTCGTCGGCCACCGACAACACCCGCGTCTTCACGGTCCCCGAAGGGCAGTATTTCTTCATGGGCGACAACCGCGACAATTCGAACGACAGCCGGCAGGGCGTCGGATTCGTGCCGTTCGAGAATCTGGTGGGCCGCGCGGAGGTGATCGCGGTCTCCTCCGACGGGCCATTCTACGAAATCTGGAACTGGCGCTGGGGCCGGCTCCTGACCATCATAAGGTGA
- the acpS gene encoding holo-ACP synthase, with product MIVGIGSDLADIRRIEKTLDRFGERFVKRVFTEIEQAKSERRRARAASYAKRWAAKEACSKALGTGLRMGVAWSEMGVVNLASGQPTMALTGGAAARLAALIPPGHAPSIHVTITDDHPYAQAFVVIEALPSLSG from the coding sequence ATGATCGTCGGCATCGGCTCCGACCTCGCGGATATCAGACGGATCGAGAAGACGCTGGACCGGTTCGGCGAGCGCTTCGTCAAGCGCGTCTTCACCGAAATAGAGCAAGCGAAATCCGAACGGCGCCGCGCCCGCGCCGCCAGCTACGCCAAGCGCTGGGCCGCAAAGGAAGCCTGCTCGAAAGCGCTCGGCACCGGGCTGCGGATGGGGGTCGCGTGGTCCGAGATGGGCGTCGTGAATCTCGCCTCCGGCCAACCCACCATGGCGCTCACCGGCGGCGCGGCGGCGCGATTGGCGGCCCTGATTCCGCCTGGCCACGCGCCTTCGATTCACGTCACCATCACCGACGATCATCCCTACGCCCAGGCTTTCGTGGTGATCGAGGCGCTGCCCTCCTTGAGCGGCTGA